A stretch of Deferribacter autotrophicus DNA encodes these proteins:
- a CDS encoding SpoIIE family protein phosphatase, with the protein MKGFDFSALLDSVDEIVMVIDENYSIQFVNNKLKLLTNKTPSQVTGKKCYSVLFKRTEPCENCPLSYLKEKCFAKDIIHDTIDFRGFRKIFRGKFECVGDRYFVEVFDDITEGKVLVDKLTHQAKELKANNVILNLKKLEVEKKHRFLTKVINSISDGLMVVEKDYSINILNYKISEFVGKHSDELRAGKCYEVYGFSEPCKECPLIDKKITKSVRKVNKKTLTLQFNRFDDYIVESIRDTTREILLLDEIKRQQQDLKEKQHQMMKLNEDLLKMNEKLKKAQEIIDEELRQVGEIQSSLLPEKLPEIEGYEFGAFYTPAEQAGGDYFDCIEMSNGYWGFTVADVSGHGIPAAVIMAITRAIMRSYTYDVISAAEALNMVNEILCDNIYTNDFVTMFYLVMNSLTGECNYASAGHNPLLYFDKSEMVVKKVTANGLFLGTFDMVEYEEGSFTFDNGDIAFMYTDGLVEAMNKNDEQYGYDRLINKIIMFHNEKCDDIIKYIMEDVKEFTEGRPFEDDITIFIIKKKEV; encoded by the coding sequence ATGAAAGGTTTTGATTTTTCTGCACTGCTAGACAGTGTTGATGAAATAGTTATGGTGATTGATGAAAATTATAGTATTCAGTTTGTAAACAATAAGTTAAAGTTATTAACAAATAAGACTCCATCTCAAGTCACAGGGAAAAAATGTTATTCAGTATTATTTAAAAGAACAGAACCTTGTGAGAATTGTCCGTTGTCCTATTTAAAGGAAAAATGTTTTGCTAAAGATATTATACACGATACTATTGATTTTAGAGGTTTTAGAAAGATTTTTAGAGGAAAATTTGAATGTGTTGGTGATAGATATTTTGTAGAAGTTTTTGATGATATTACTGAAGGAAAGGTATTGGTAGATAAACTTACACATCAAGCAAAGGAGTTAAAAGCAAACAATGTAATTTTAAATCTTAAAAAACTGGAGGTTGAGAAAAAGCATCGGTTTTTAACTAAAGTAATAAACAGCATTAGTGACGGTTTAATGGTAGTAGAAAAGGATTATTCAATAAATATTTTAAATTATAAAATATCTGAGTTCGTTGGGAAACATTCTGATGAACTAAGAGCAGGTAAGTGTTATGAAGTTTATGGTTTTTCTGAGCCATGTAAAGAATGTCCTTTAATAGACAAAAAAATAACAAAATCTGTTAGAAAAGTTAATAAGAAAACTCTTACCCTGCAGTTTAATAGATTTGATGATTATATTGTTGAAAGTATACGTGATACAACAAGAGAGATTTTGCTTCTTGATGAAATTAAAAGGCAACAGCAGGATTTAAAAGAGAAACAGCATCAGATGATGAAACTTAATGAAGATTTATTAAAAATGAATGAGAAGCTTAAAAAAGCTCAAGAGATTATTGATGAGGAGTTGCGCCAAGTAGGTGAGATTCAGTCGAGTCTTTTACCTGAAAAATTACCGGAAATAGAAGGGTATGAGTTTGGAGCTTTTTATACTCCTGCTGAGCAAGCAGGTGGTGATTATTTTGATTGTATTGAGATGAGCAACGGTTATTGGGGATTTACTGTGGCTGATGTTAGCGGTCACGGGATTCCTGCTGCAGTAATAATGGCAATTACGAGAGCTATAATGCGCTCTTATACTTATGATGTGATATCTGCAGCAGAGGCCCTAAATATGGTAAATGAAATTTTGTGTGATAATATCTATACGAACGATTTTGTTACTATGTTTTATCTTGTAATGAACAGTCTTACTGGTGAGTGCAATTATGCGAGTGCAGGTCATAATCCTCTACTTTATTTTGATAAATCGGAAATGGTTGTAAAAAAAGTTACAGCAAATGGATTATTTTTAGGTACTTTTGATATGGTGGAATATGAAGAGGGGAGTTTTACCTTTGATAATGGTGATATTGCATTCATGTATACTGACGGATTGGTAGAAGCTATGAATAAAAATGATGAACAGTATGGATATGATAGATTAATAAATAAGATAATTATGTTTCACAATGAAAAGTGTGATGATATAATAAAATATATAATGGAGGATGTAAAAGAGTTTACGGAGGGTAGACCATTTGAAGATGATATAACAATATTCATAATAAAGAAGAAGGAGGTTTAA
- a CDS encoding anti-sigma factor antagonist (This anti-anti-sigma factor, or anti-sigma factor antagonist, belongs to a family that includes characterized members SpoIIAA, RsbV, RsfA, and RsfB.), which produces MYEVKDIAGKKVVYLTGEINAQTGQAMKNEVLKFFNDVDTVVLSFKGVVYMNSSGLREIIDLYKQSNKNKKNLRICDLSSDLKEMFSFTGLDKIFKIFPTENDALR; this is translated from the coding sequence ATGTACGAAGTGAAAGATATTGCGGGGAAAAAAGTTGTTTATTTGACAGGGGAAATCAATGCTCAAACAGGGCAGGCAATGAAAAATGAAGTGTTAAAGTTTTTCAATGATGTGGATACAGTTGTTCTTTCATTCAAAGGTGTTGTTTATATGAATAGTTCAGGATTGAGAGAAATTATAGATTTATACAAACAAAGCAATAAGAATAAGAAAAATTTAAGAATTTGTGATTTATCAAGTGATTTAAAGGAGATGTTTTCTTTCACAGGATTAGATAAGATATTTAAGATTTTTCCTACCGAAAATGATGCATTGAGGTAA